The stretch of DNA agaatagtatatataggtagatagaatatctaatatatattagttctaagtagaaggatatactatatagctatataaaaatagagaataaactctataaagtatctaggctaggtacttagtaaataaaaagttatagtctaataatactaggagttagtctagtatttccctactactagaaagtagaagaggataaagttagaaaagtagttaggctattagagagagtcttctaaagatagctatataaatagaacttactattaaatttagaggtctaacctatctaggtatagcggaataaagtaaagtaaaacctcttatagtaagtagttagagaggcttaggtttctatctactataagcctataaagaaatactttctactaagaatttctaaagcttaaagtactacttacttaaagcctaactattagatagagagatatagtatctatagaatcttaaattgtaatactttctctaatagcctatctcttaatagctagttacctttcttagtcttattctctattatagtaaaagctcttactttacttatatttctaaaagctaagactatacttcttataggttctagatactaatagcttaatagtaagtatctcttctcttaatatagagtatactacctagctttaaataactctaagttatctattctctttctttcttattattatctctatatagctcttatagtataagctaaatactctaatcctttttctagtttaagttatctaggtatctctacttctttctcttctagaatagaaagaatattattaggtaataagtatagttaggtatctatagtatctctaatagataactaaaatttaagtaggctactaagtagaacttagattctattcttaggtttaactacttctactattactagctaggcctctcttatcttctttctaagtaatagtaagctagactatacttataatatactctataaacttattatttaaaaggtaaagtactactatactagtttcctttctaatactttattatccttatacttcttctttagctcttactagatagcttttactatctctttctctaatactatctctttattctctttactaatataaagctaaatctagtagattgctttatagtttgctttattagttattagagtagatattaaggtcttaatagttaagtataagtcttctctcttaaggaatatagctatctttctaaactattattctaagttcttcttagagagtactagatatagtctttttactaaagtactatttatcttatcctacttctatcttattttctaaagagttaactttaggtatatatattactaagttcttctaactatagctaagaaataaatttattttatatagtaaactaggacctatatatcttagtatttagttcttagtatatatataggtagaaattcccttatactagactatctagtagaggattaactatactaaaactcctctcttttagctagagcttctagaactctattttctagatagctctagagtaggtattatactctaggccttatatatagtatatatattaatagctaaaggagtatatctctctagtactttctagtataggaaccttctagtactactatatttataataaaggtaggtttataacttcTCTTAattttaagtatattagtttatctaactaggcctctagagcctaattatctaattcttctttagattctagaaatagtaagaggtttagttagtctctaaagtattattagctaatagtaggtctttCTAGAacctaccttataactattctctctaaatataatatatctagtataaactaatcctctagtcttataagatcttcctttaaataaatagtaagttctatctatatagctatctttagaagacttctactccttctaatagtctaactactcttctaactttatcctcttctactttctagtagtagggaaatactagactaactcctagtattattagactataacttttatttactaagtatctagcctaggtatcttatagagtttattctctatctttatatagctatatagtatatccttctacttaggactaatatatattagatattctatctacttatatatactattctttctactatctagtttatatctataagactactccttttacttctaactcttttatagctttagattctactattacttttaagtctcttactagagtatcttaactcctaccgagagtacttactattatattctctagctcctagctttctagctataatataaactcgggcttataatctatagaatttagaggtctaacttatctaagtatagtagaataaagtaaagtaaaacctctcgtagtaagtagttagaaaggcttaggtttctatctactataagcctataaagaaatactctctactaagaattcctagagcttaaagtactacttactcgaggcctaactattagatagagagatatagtatctatagaatcttaaatcgtaataatacttactattaagctattagtatctagaacttataagaagtatagttttagcttttagagatataagtaaagtaaaagcttttactataatagaaaaTAAAACTAAGAAagataactagctattaaaagataggctattagagagagtattacgatttaagattctatagatactatatctctctatctaatagttagactttaagtaagtagtactttaagctttagaaattcttagtagaaagtatttctttataggcttatagtagatagaaacctaagcctctctaactacttactataagaagttttactttgccttattctactatatctagataggttagactccTAAAtttaatactagatatatataacgagcgtatagtataagctataaactAATTATAGAATAGTATCGCTAAAATAGTATCGAacgtactatagtagaaagcttatagtagaggttatagtaagtagtaagataATAAAGACCTTAAGCGCTattatttagatatataatagatagctaaatagatTATTTAATACGATAATACGATAGCgataatagtagttactattatagtaaataaaCTAAGTAAATACTAAGGTATCGCGAGATTACGTAGTAGCAACTACTAAGGTTTAGGCCTCTATATTGCGCGACAGTTGCCCCCGTAAGATCTGTTTACGAGTTAGATATAGACGACAGTATAAGTAAAATCGTGCAGTACGCTTTGGTGCTAGCAGAAAGAAAATTCTCAGGCGCGCGTGGTCTGCTTAAACCTCTTCTATAAGGATAGCTGCACTAATTCAAGAATCTACCTACCCTATTTGATGGTTCGAGGGGCCTTCCTCTGTTGTTTGCTTCAAGTTGCTACAGTACCTTTTTGTTCGTCTTTGTCCTTTGCAATGTCAGCAAACTGTCTGAACTATCCTGACCACAGGAGATCATCCCAGCCTCTCATCAGTCGCCCTTGATCACTGATCCCGAGGCAATGGCTCGGCGCAGATGAGGTGAGTGACTTGTGTCTTGATTAGTATATCTCCTAGGGCGTAAGATAAGCAATGCAGCAGTAAGGCAGCCTCGTTCCGACCGTACGGAAGAACTTCGTGACAGAGAAAGCTGTTGCCTTTTCAAAATGATGCTCACTAAGCTCGCTCTCTGTCATATATACAGCGAGTGCGAGAACAACCATTCAAGATGTAGCAAGCATATAAATCGGCCACGATGTCATCTGTCGACAGGCTCGCCCTTCACAGTCGTCACCTGGAACAGTAACCCACAGCAGCGAACAAAATGGCAGCAGAGCGCCGATTCGAGCAACTCCTCGCCCGGCATCGGTATCCTATCCTCTTATGCTGCGACTGAGGGTGTGGACTTTGAATTGACACCTGCCCACAGGGAAGGCCTCCCGGAATACAAAAAGCCATTGGCAATGAAGAACTTCATTGGTATGCCCCAGACTCCAGAGAATGGAAGGATCTTTATCGGTACGTCTACCATAACCCAGTGCGCCTGCCAAACGCTGACATCTGATTGCTGCCTAGTCTCGTGCTCTGACGCCCGCATCGAACCTGCAGAGTTTCTCAGGCTGAAGAAAGGGGAAGCGAATATCATTCGTGTTGCTGGCGGTCGAGTGCAAGAACAGGTGCTTCGTTCGCTGGAGATCATGGGAACCATTGCTCCGATAGGTCTTGTGGTGGTTATTCACCATAGCGGTGAGTACTTTCGTGGCGGCTGGAAGTCGCTTTGCTAATGTTTGATAGACTGCGGTGGTATGAACACCACGGACGATGAGAACCGTGCCCGACTGTCTGCACGTGCTCCCGATCACGCGTATGAAGTCCGAGATAAGATATTTGGCACATTCGGTCATATTGGAGTTGAGAACTGCATTCGTGAAGATGTGGAGAGGGTGCAGGCTTGGCCTTTCCTGCCCAACTTCGCAAAGGTCGTAGGATATGCCCTTGATGATGAGACCGGGGAGCCGAGGCAGGTCGTGTAAGGGCTTGAGTTGTTTCTACGACACATTCCCGTCCGAGTGTAGTCAGTCTAGCTCTGTTAGGACATGATGGTAATCTAATGCTGAGCGTAAGCAACGTGTTCGCAATCTCTGGCACCACGTTGAAGGATGTCCTTGGTGAATGAAAAACATCTTCGTATGGTTGTGTCACAGGTCATTTTCATGACGCTCGTCTACTCAGCAGGTATTCGATTATCGGTGTCGGGTAAAGTAGCTGGGAGGGAGAGGCTAGGAGAAAGTTGCGAGTTCAGAGTTCGGAGCTCCCGAGCGTCTCCCGCATTGGCCGCAGAATCTCAGACGAAGCGAGGCTGAGTTTCGTCCCGTCATCGACATTGACGACTGTCAAGAATTGATCACCGCTTACCGCGTTCGAGATAGCAGGCATCTGCAGCAATGAGCAATGTCTGGACATCGGTAGCATCGAGTCTGCCACGACAGCAGACGCGCATCAGTcctttgctgcagctgttcAATGGCTATGCCAAATCGCAATCCACTCGGAGCTTTGCACAGTGGTCGTTCGCCTGTCATGGATACCGCCAGGCCTCTAGATCGGACGTAACAAATCGTCCGCACAAAGCCACCTTTTCCACGACTCCTTGCCTGGCAAAGAAAGGCCCTGCGAAAACTACACGAAAGGCAACGACCCAGTCGGCCACCTCAAAGAAGGTTGCACCTCCATCGACGCAGACCAAGGCACATAAGGCCAGGAGCGCTGCCCTTTCAGCGGCTGCGAAGCTAGAACCTGCGCCGACAGTAGCGTCGCATACAGAAGGTGTCCCATCTCGATTGGAGGAAGACCAATTAACATGGCGCGACTACGATCCAGAAGGAGGAATGCCGCTTCCTGGCGGAGAGCGCAGTCAACCTGAGATCAATGCCATATTCGGGAACGAGGATGTCGACGTTGATACAGGCAACTACATATTGAATGTAATGCATTGGAGAAGACAATCGGGAGCTCTGATAGATGTGGGACTGAGATTTTCTGGCGGGATTGAGGTaacacagcagcaggctttgcAAGCATTGGAATATTTGCGGTCTCAACTACCAGATGTGGACGAGGCAGGGAATGGAGAAGAATGGgtgaaagaggaagaggaaagatTACGGAAAGAAATTGAAGCGCGAGCAGTCAAGCTGCGGCTGTACAAAGCCACCGAGGAAGATGCCGCCGAACAGGAATATGAGGATACTGAAGAGTCACAACAGGGAACAGAAGCTGGGCGACAGAAAACAGGCCAAAGTGTGCTACAAGCGACTCGCAAAGCAAATGAGACAGAGTACGAAATATTCAAGCgggagcaagaagaggccaAGAAAAGGGCTGAGCTCAACGCTGTTGCCGCCCAACGTGGGCCTCTGGAACTTCTTGGTGGTGTACAGCCTGGTTTGAGCGGCGCGGGAGTCCCTTCCCAGTTGACTTACAAGGGACCCTTTGGCATCTCGATTCGCCCGCCAGCGGCGCAAGCTTTTCTTGGAAAGCCGCGAGCGAAGCCTGCATATATCAAGTACTACGAGGAGAAAGCCACTATCATCAAGGAGAATGTTGTGCCTCAGATGAGCAACATTGCACGACTTGTACCGTCCTTTctgatgttgctgctggtccTGGCCGGATGCTGGTACCTTCACGAGAACTAtacaccaccacccactTCCGCCCGGCTTTGGCCTGAGACTCCTCCGGCAGCGGCAACGCTATGGGGCATCACTGGCCTATTAGCAATGAGTTTCTTTCTCGGCCGCCTGCCACCGCTTTGGAAGACTTACAATAAGTACATGACTTGCTCCCCGGCATATCCCTATGCCCTCAGTCTCATCGGTGCATGCTTCCGACACGACTCAATTTACCACTTGGCATCGAATGTTATCACACTCTGGCTGTTCGGGCTTTTCCTCCACGAAGAAGTTGGAAGAGGCACTTTCCTTGCAATTTATCTTGCCTCGGGTGTTACAGGTACATACACATCCTTGGTCTACAACGTCCTACGCAAGCAGTGGATGGTGTACATTTTAGGTGCGTCGAACTCCGTGCTGGGAGTCACAGCGGCAATCTGTACACTCCGACCCACCGGCTCCATCGAGATCTTCGGATACAAGATCCCCGTCTACGCCTGGATGTATTTGGCGTTGATCAGCGCAAGCGAGACTGTGGCAGCGCTCAGAGCGTTTAAGACGACGCTTGACCATACGGGACATGTGGGAGGCATCATAGCTGGTGGTGCCGCGGCATTTGCCTTGCGGTACCAGGCTGCGCAGAACCGACCGGGAGGCGAGGAGCATGTAATGCAGATGGTGCGAAGGGATGCGAAAGAGGTCGCGGACGAACTGAAGAGAGAGGCTAAGGAGGCTGATCTAGTATAGATGTGCCAGGGACTGTATTATATAGTTGATTTTGTAGATACCCCAGGACGCAACGCCTCCTTGGCGCGGAAGGTCGATCACGGCCATGTGATGACAACTCGCTCCTCCTTTTGAGCCTGAAAACGACTGAAATTGACATCTCTCGCTCATGCTTACCAGTTCGTAGCTGCTCAACTCACGTAGCCTTCAACCTTAATCACCGAAGACAATGTGTGTTCAAGGTGAGGATCGTGCCGTGATGCTGTAAGTGATTCGGCAGGGCCGCAGTGGGTCAAAGCTTGTTCAGTTGAGATCAGCTTGTCCGACGAGACTCGAATCCGAGCTCGATCTTGCTCTCCAGACTTAGCATGCAACACTCCTCCCTTCCACCCTCACAACCCACGACGACCACGGCACCGACTtcgcggcgacgacgagacaTCCTTTCCACCTGACGACAAGACGCCCTTCGCGGCGCACACAAGGGGCATGCATGGGCCTCAGCGCCGCCAGAACCCATCCAACATGCATGGCGCCTTCTCGCAACAGAACGCATATCATGGCGGAGGGCAACCCGACTGGCAACACCACCCAAGCcaggcacagcagcaacatcacTATGCTGCGCAGACACAAGCTGCCGCTGCGGCCAACGCCGTCgcagcccagcagcagcactacGGACGAGCGATGAGCGCCGCGGGCCAGAAcaacggcaacggcaacCCGGGCGGTAACGCGATGAATGGCGCCTCTGCGCTTGTTGGAGGTGCTCTGGGCGGCGGTGCTGGCGCTGAGCATGGAGGCGGGATGGGCTCAGGCGAGAACATGAGTGAAGACAACCGCCGAGTGCTGGACTGGATCTCTCAAGTCCTGCGACCCGAGACACGCGAGGCCGCTTTGTTGGAACTTAGCAAGAAGCGAGAGCAGGTCCCTGAGCTGGCGCTCATACTGTGGCACTCTTTCGGTGAGTGCGACGCGATAGCGCCGTTGGAGAGATGGAATACTTACACCTTACCCCAGGCGTCATGACGTCTCTGCTGCAAGAGATCATATCAGTATACCCGCTGCTGAACCCCAGCCAGCTCACAGCAGCCGCATCTAATCGTGTTTGCAATGCGCTCGCCCTGTTGCAATGCGTGGCTAGCCATGGCGAGACCAGAGGACTCTTCCTGAATGGTATGTCTGATCTTACAGAAATGCTTTTTCCGAACGATGCTAACAGTAGCGCAGCTCACATCCCGCTCTTCCTGTACCCGTTCCTCAACACGACCTCCAAATCCAGACCGTTTGAATATTTGCGGCTGACCTCTCTTGGTGTTATCGGCGCGCTCGTCAAGAATGACAGTTCTGAGGTCATCAACTTCTTGTTGACTACCGAGATCATCCCACTCTGCCTTCGGATTATGGAAACCGGATCGGAGCTCAGTAAGAcagtcgccatcttcattgTCCAGAAAATCTTACTTGATGACATGGGTCTGCAATATATCTGCCAGACTTACGAGCGCTTCTATGCCGTGGGAACGGTCCTGAGCAACATGGTCACTCAGTTGGTCGATCAACAGACTGTGCGCTTACTCAAGCACGTAGTGCGATGTTTTCTGCGGTAAGTCGATCACACGCTTTTTCACACGCGTTGCCAGGCTGACATTTCAAAGATTGTCGGATAATGCTCGTGCTCGAGAAGCGCTCCGCCAGTGTCTACCAGAGCCACTGCGTGATGCAACATTTTCGCCAGTCTTGAGAGACGATGCTGCGACTAAGCGTTGCCTGGCGCAGCTGCTTCTGGCTCTGTCAGATGGCGCCGAAGCGCCCATCACCGGAGCTTACGGACATGGCCAACACAGTCTTCTTCCTGGCGCGATGTCCTAGTTCGACCCGAGCCGACACTGTCTTCCTCCTGGTCCGATGTTCTAGTTGGAGTCGTGGGAACTTGCGAATGCCCTTTATCCGCGTCCTTTCGGAGGAGCTTTGCAGGTTTAACACGCCCCTGCATGATCCATCTGGAGTACCACTACGAGTTTCAGATTTGGTCTGAGACgatatctcttcttcgggCGCTACCGGGCGGCGAcgttctcggccttctccGGCACAGTGGACCAGGGCTACCATCGGTAACACACCAACCTCACCAGCGACATTTCTTCTACTTCTGTCGTCTCTGCCTGCCTGCTTTCACGCGGCGGCGGGGCAACCTGTTTCTTCTTATACCCCCTTTGCTTTAAGTTGCTTCGTTTTCGCGGGCTTTTCGAAGAGAACAAAAAGatcaatcatcatcatcatcatcatcgtcggggAGAGGGAAAAAATGAGCATTTTCGAAACAGGCGTTTTTGACTGTCTGTGATGGACACACTGTAAAGCTAGGGAGTTCAAACCGTCATCACACCAACAAGGGGGCGCGAGCGCAGAACACACGACGTACTTTGGTTATTGAGGGGGAACGAACAAACAATGGATGAGTGCGAGAGGGGCGAAAGGTGATATGGTTCTTCTTTTTATGATGATGGAAGGGAGCTGGAGCTTATGGTGTTTTCGAATGcgggacgaggacgaagactaTTATGCTCTCTGCTGTGCTATGCTGCGCTGTGCTAAGCTTGTGTGCGGAATGTATTATTGGGATTACGTCTCGGGAGTAAGAGCGTGTCGAGAGAGACAGAAGCAAAAGTGAACGAATAGATTTGATCTTCTCAATATCGTTTTTCTCTTCACAGAACCTGAACTTGAAAAGCTGATTCAGCTTATCCCCACACACTCGAGGCTCTCAGCAACGATCACCACCTTCGTGCTCATCTTTCCATTACAACTCATCGCGTCCCTGCTTCGCCGCTCCCTCATCGCCAATTAATCCCTTCTTGACCATACTCGTTAGGATTTCGAACGCGATCTGTGCGGCGGCCAGAGCTGTTACTTCGCCCGTTCCATCATATGCTGGAGAGACTTCGACAACGTCTGCACCAACGACGTTCAAGTTCTCAATCCCGCGGAGCACGCGGATGAGCTCGCGGGTCGTCCAGCCGCCCGGTTCGGGGGTGCCAGTGCCTGGTGCGAGGCCGGGGTCGATCTGTGATGAGGTGagaaataagaagtaaagcttTTTAGAGTGAATGATATGGAGAAAGAGATGAGACGAAAGTAGATGGGATGATCACATACCACATCGATATCGATAGACAGGTAGACTGGAGTTTCGGTTCCGACGACTGAGAGGATCTTTTCGACAACGCCTTTGGTTCcgatgtcgtcgatgtcatcgCAGGCGATTCTTGTCCAGCCTTGTTctgtgtcgtcgtcgttgtcttCTGGGCCGGAGAGGCGGGTTCGAAGGCCTGCGTGGACGGAGGAGGATTTGCGGATCAAGGACTCTGTTTTGGGCCGGGGAATTAACAGTGTTTATGAAAGAGCGAGACACGTAAGCGGGAGGTTTGGGCACCTTACCATTGTGGGCTACCCAGAACATGGTGCCGTGGGTGAAGAAGGATTGCTCGTTGGGGTTGGAGGAGTCGATCCAGGCCGAAGGATACTTTGCTGGGTGCCATCTGTTGTATATTTAGTGGCATTTTTGACACAACAGAAGCAGAGACCTACGTATCGAGATGTGCGTCGAAGTGAACGACTGCCACGGGCCCGTAGATCTGATTCAAAGCTCGTAGCGTTGGCAAGGCAATCGAATGATCACCTCCCAACGTCAGCAGCTTGGGAGTATTACGATACTTGATCTTCGAATTCGCATTGTGCTTGGGAGCTGTGCTGTGAGCCAGGTTTGTGAAGGCTTCCGTCATCTGGCGAAGTGCGAGAGCATTGTCGAAGGGAGAGATGGGAATGTCTCCGCAGTCGATTACCTCCGCCCAGCTTTGGTATGGGTTGATTCCAGCTCGAGGATTGTAGCCACGGAAAGCTGTTTgacggccagcagcagctcggatAGCTCGTGGGCCGAATCTGGCTCCTGGTCGATAGGTAACTGCGGTATCAAATGGGGCACCTAGGATAGCAATGTCGAATTCTTGATCTGGATTCTGGAGACATCTTGTATGTGGCAGATGGGCAAAGGTACTGATGCCGCTGAAACCCCACTTGAGCAGAGTCAATGGCATGCTATCGGCTGTTGTTATGTTTGGACACATACGTCTGTGCCCCATTTGGCGTCCACTACGATTCTTCAGCATTGTATATTTCCAGCGCCCAAGACATACTTACAGTCCTCTTTCGTCTCGCCTACAAACTTCTTCTGTTCGTACTTCTCACCATGATTGTGCCCCGCATGACCAGCGACGAGGCTGGCAATAGCACCCAGTACTATCGTCTTCACGAGCATCTTGTGAGGAGTTCTGAGAGCCAAGGAGAGGAGAGTTGGACCATGAATAACAGAAACTACTTAGCCTGAGCAGCATCGTGCTTATCTACGCCGTGGTCCCCGCCGCTTCGGGCAGCTCAAGCCGAACTAGAGATGTGCATACCGGCGCCGTTAGTCATGAAATGCAGCTTGGAATACGAAGGGCGCGGCCAGTTTTGATGGGCTATCCATCGAGCATTGTGCATTTTGGTGATGTTGGTGAGAGAGAGCAGAATGATGGAGGTCGAAATGGTGATGACATCAAGGTTGTCGGCTTCGCGAGTCGCGCGCGTCAAGGCCGAGGAGGCGCGTCTCACTCGGCCAGCGAATCTAACTCAATACACATGAAGTTTGTTGCCTTGAGAGCGCTTGTTcgtcttctcgatcttcagCTTTGTGAGCATACATATCGCAACAATGCCTGAGGTAAGGGCTCGAAGCTCAGGCTGTAATAGAAACACAGCTGACAGGTC from Cercospora beticola chromosome 1, complete sequence encodes:
- a CDS encoding uncharacterized protein (MEROPS:MER0015472), whose protein sequence is MSNVWTSVASSLPRQQTRISPLLQLFNGYAKSQSTRSFAQWSFACHGYRQASRSDVTNRPHKATFSTTPCLAKKGPAKTTRKATTQSATSKKVAPPSTQTKAHKARSAALSAAAKLEPAPTVASHTEGVPSRLEEDQLTWRDYDPEGGMPLPGGERSQPEINAIFGNEDVDVDTGNYILNVMHWRRQSGALIDVGLRFSGGIEVTQQQALQALEYLRSQLPDVDEAGNGEEWVKEEEERLRKEIEARAVKLRLYKATEEDAAEQEYEDTEESQQGTEAGRQKTGQSVLQATRKANETEYEIFKREQEEAKKRAELNAVAAQRGPLELLGGVQPGLSGAGVPSQLTYKGPFGISIRPPAAQAFLGKPRAKPAYIKYYEEKATIIKENVVPQMSNIARLVPSFLMLLLVLAGCWYLHENYTPPPTSARLWPETPPAAATLWGITGLLAMSFFLGRLPPLWKTYNKYMTCSPAYPYALSLIGACFRHDSIYHLASNVITLWLFGLFLHEEVGRGTFLAIYLASGVTGTYTSLVYNVLRKQWMVYILGASNSVLGVTAAICTLRPTGSIEIFGYKIPVYAWMYLALISASETVAALRAFKTTLDHTGHVGGIIAGGAAAFALRYQAAQNRPGGEEHVMQMVRRDAKEVADELKREAKEADLV
- the RCD1 gene encoding Cell differentiation protein rcd1 (BUSCO:EOG09263Q8J), with the protein product MHGAFSQQNAYHGGGQPDWQHHPSQAQQQHHYAAQTQAAAAANAVAAQQQHYGRAMSAAGQNNGNGNPGGNAMNGASALVGGALGGGAGAEHGGGMGSGENMSEDNRRVLDWISQVLRPETREAALLELSKKREQVPELALILWHSFGVMTSLLQEIISVYPLLNPSQLTAAASNRVCNALALLQCVASHGETRGLFLNAHIPLFLYPFLNTTSKSRPFEYLRLTSLGVIGALVKNDSSEVINFLLTTEIIPLCLRIMETGSELSKTVAIFIVQKILLDDMGLQYICQTYERFYAVGTVLSNMVTQLVDQQTVRLLKHVVRCFLRLSDNARAREALRQCLPEPLRDATFSPVLRDDAATKRCLAQLLLALSDGAEAPITGAYGHGQHSLLPGAMS